A part of Tardiphaga sp. vice304 genomic DNA contains:
- a CDS encoding response regulator: protein MSKPVTIIMIEDDEGHARLIERNIRRSGVNNEIIPFTNGTDALAYLFGKDAGGEDHKGEALLILLDLNLPDMTGIDILRKVKESNLLKCAPVVVLTTTDDAQEIKRCYELGCNVYITKPVNYESFANAIRQLGLFFSVIQVPQANS from the coding sequence ATGAGCAAGCCAGTCACCATCATCATGATCGAGGATGACGAGGGCCACGCCCGCCTGATCGAACGCAACATCCGGCGCTCCGGCGTCAACAACGAAATCATTCCGTTCACCAACGGTACAGATGCGCTGGCCTACCTGTTCGGCAAGGATGCCGGCGGCGAGGACCACAAGGGCGAGGCGCTGCTGATCCTGCTCGACCTCAATCTGCCCGACATGACGGGCATCGACATCCTGCGCAAGGTCAAGGAAAGCAACCTGCTGAAATGTGCGCCGGTCGTGGTGCTCACCACCACCGACGACGCCCAAGAGATCAAGCGTTGCTACGAACTTGGTTGTAACGTCTACATCACCAAGCCGGTGAACTACGAAAGCTTCGCCAACGCGATTCGTCAGCTCGGGCTGTTCTTCTCCGTAATTCAGGTACCGCAAGCCAACTCATGA
- a CDS encoding sensor histidine kinase — MTSKPAPTLLYIDDDAGLARLVQRGLTRQGFTVEHCDNGEAGLARIRQGGIDVIALDQYMPGLDGLETLAQIQAILGAPPVVFVTASQDSKIAITALKAGAVDYIVKDTQGDFVPLLHVACTTAIKQAMISKARDDAEAEVHASRDRYAALAAEREMLLREVNHRVGNSLQIIASLLHLQANSSGDEHVKAALTNAMGRVAAVAQVHRRLYTSHDLKSVLLNQYLEALLEDLRRSAEGNRMSRLTLKATAVEIDPDRAVAIGIIVNELVMNAVKYAYPDGAGPIHVVLTAQGDALELSITDDGVGLNVKADPRSTGMGQRIVSAMANKLEATVERDPNHSGTRIILRFCAVSKPAVAPPMSAAG; from the coding sequence ATGACATCGAAGCCTGCCCCCACGCTGCTCTATATCGACGACGACGCCGGTCTGGCCCGGCTGGTGCAGCGTGGCCTGACGCGCCAGGGCTTTACCGTCGAGCATTGCGACAATGGCGAAGCCGGTCTGGCGCGGATCCGGCAGGGTGGCATCGACGTGATCGCGCTCGACCAGTACATGCCGGGGCTCGACGGTCTGGAGACGCTGGCGCAGATCCAGGCCATCCTCGGCGCGCCGCCCGTCGTGTTCGTCACCGCGTCGCAGGATTCCAAGATCGCCATTACCGCGCTGAAAGCCGGTGCGGTCGATTACATCGTTAAGGACACCCAGGGTGATTTCGTGCCGCTGCTGCACGTCGCCTGCACCACCGCCATCAAGCAGGCGATGATCTCGAAGGCGCGCGACGACGCCGAGGCCGAAGTCCACGCCTCGCGCGATCGCTACGCCGCGCTCGCCGCCGAGCGCGAAATGCTACTGCGCGAGGTCAACCATCGCGTCGGCAATTCGCTGCAGATCATCGCATCGCTGCTGCATCTGCAGGCCAATTCGTCGGGCGACGAACACGTCAAGGCGGCGCTGACCAATGCGATGGGCCGCGTCGCCGCCGTGGCCCAGGTGCATCGCCGGCTCTATACGTCTCACGACCTCAAGAGCGTGCTGCTCAACCAGTATCTCGAAGCCTTGCTTGAAGACCTCAGGCGCTCCGCCGAGGGCAACCGGATGTCGCGCCTGACGCTCAAGGCAACGGCTGTCGAGATCGACCCCGATCGCGCGGTGGCGATCGGCATCATCGTCAACGAGCTGGTGATGAACGCCGTCAAATACGCCTATCCCGATGGCGCCGGACCGATCCATGTCGTGCTGACCGCCCAGGGCGACGCGCTCGAACTGTCGATCACCGACGATGGCGTCGGCCTCAACGTCAAGGCCGATCCGCGCTCCACCGGCATGGGCCAGCGCATCGTCAGCGCGATGGCTAACAAGCTCGAGGCCACCGTCGAGCGCGATCCCAACCACAGCGGCACCCGCATCATCCTGCGGTTCTGTGCCGTCTCCAAACCGGCCGTCGCACCGCCAATGAGCGCGGCAGGCTAA
- a CDS encoding DMT family transporter produces the protein MSVSEPPVSRARIAPLGLLFLAITSVGWGLNWPVMKFLIAELPPLTARGFTGIIGGSLLAALALWRGESLRVAPAQWGPLIVLALLNVTGWMALMGLALLWLPGGEAAVIAYTMPVWAAVLAWWILGERMSLSRILAMVMAFAGITALMGADGLSTSAEKLPGVALALLGAFGFALGTVLAKRFRLALPLLTSTAWQIGIGCVPVALLGLIFETPNFAALSSTGWSLLAYIVIVPFCIAYLCWFAALKMLPASVAAIGTMAVPVIGVVVSAIALHEPLGIGQIAALVLTLAGVMLATRS, from the coding sequence ATGTCAGTCTCCGAACCTCCCGTCTCTCGCGCGCGCATCGCGCCGCTGGGCCTGCTGTTTCTCGCAATCACCTCGGTCGGCTGGGGGCTGAACTGGCCGGTGATGAAGTTCCTGATCGCCGAGCTGCCGCCGCTCACCGCGCGCGGCTTCACCGGCATCATCGGCGGCAGCCTGCTGGCCGCGCTGGCGCTGTGGCGCGGCGAGAGCCTTCGCGTGGCGCCGGCGCAGTGGGGGCCATTGATCGTGCTGGCGCTGCTCAACGTCACCGGATGGATGGCGCTGATGGGGCTGGCGCTGCTGTGGCTGCCGGGCGGCGAGGCCGCGGTGATCGCCTACACGATGCCGGTATGGGCGGCGGTGCTGGCCTGGTGGATCCTGGGCGAGCGGATGTCGCTGTCGCGGATCTTGGCGATGGTGATGGCCTTCGCCGGCATTACCGCGCTGATGGGCGCCGATGGCCTCTCCACCAGCGCGGAGAAGCTGCCGGGCGTGGCGCTGGCGCTGCTCGGCGCGTTCGGCTTCGCGCTCGGCACGGTGCTGGCGAAGCGCTTCAGGCTGGCGCTGCCGCTCCTGACATCGACGGCGTGGCAGATCGGGATCGGTTGCGTGCCGGTGGCACTGCTCGGGCTCATCTTCGAAACGCCGAACTTCGCGGCCTTGTCATCGACCGGCTGGAGCCTGCTGGCCTACATTGTCATCGTGCCGTTCTGCATCGCCTATCTGTGCTGGTTTGCGGCGCTGAAAATGCTGCCGGCGTCGGTCGCGGCGATTGGTACCATGGCGGTGCCGGTGATCGGCGTGGTCGTCTCGGCGATCGCGTTGCACGAGCCGCTCGGGATTGGCCAGATCGCCGCGCTGGTACTGACGCTGGCCGGCGTGATGCTGGCGACGCGCAGCTAG
- a CDS encoding BA14K family protein, translating to MINLKTMGAVAVMALAVPLATSTESFAQAKPFSGGGPGGGGGFHGGGGGGFRGGGGGPRFGGGGGGFNRGAFAGGPRFGGGGGWHRGGYGRGGGGLVAGALIGGALASGAYGYGNGYYGGSPYYGSYGSYGAYDAPYDDGAEIVEVAPAGGDVNYCIQTYKSYNVRTGTYLGYDGLRHACP from the coding sequence ATGATCAATCTGAAAACGATGGGTGCCGTGGCCGTGATGGCTCTGGCTGTACCTTTGGCGACCTCGACGGAGAGCTTTGCACAGGCCAAGCCGTTCAGCGGCGGCGGCCCCGGTGGTGGTGGTGGATTCCACGGTGGTGGCGGCGGCGGATTCCGCGGCGGCGGTGGTGGTCCGCGCTTCGGCGGCGGTGGCGGCGGTTTCAACCGCGGTGCATTTGCCGGTGGACCGCGCTTCGGCGGCGGTGGCGGCTGGCATCGTGGCGGTTACGGACGTGGCGGCGGCGGACTGGTAGCCGGTGCCCTGATCGGCGGCGCCCTGGCGTCCGGCGCCTACGGCTACGGCAACGGCTACTATGGCGGCAGCCCGTATTACGGTTCCTACGGTTCCTATGGAGCCTATGATGCACCTTACGATGACGGTGCCGAGATCGTCGAAGTCGCGCCCGCCGGTGGCGACGTGAACTACTGCATCCAGACCTACAAGTCGTACAATGTCCGCACCGGAACCTATCTCGGGTACGATGGCTTGCGGCACGCCTGTCCGTAA
- a CDS encoding MBL fold metallo-hydrolase translates to MTINRRALLKLSMLGAVAGNLAIPAAMAQPVVAPAAKKRARWICLGTKGGPRVGLGRSNPANVLIVDNVPYVVDCGPGVSKRLVEAKVALPDVRYVFVTHLHSDHVLEYGNMVYGGWSAGLNHKVEAFAPAGMEALTKAYWESIKFDVDTRIIDESKPDPRKLLVAKDIVENGLVMSNDKVKVTAFRTPHPPINDNFAYRFETPDGVIVYACDTAYNPGLAKFAEGADLLVHEALYVPGVDAMVARVKNAATLKEHLLASHTTTEDVGRIAKEAGVKKLLMTHFVPGDDPSITDEMWAEGARKHYSGPIVVGRDLMEIEL, encoded by the coding sequence ATGACGATCAACCGCCGTGCCCTCCTGAAACTCTCCATGCTGGGAGCTGTTGCCGGCAATCTCGCGATACCTGCTGCGATGGCGCAGCCCGTCGTCGCCCCCGCCGCCAAGAAGCGCGCGCGCTGGATCTGCCTGGGCACCAAGGGCGGTCCGCGCGTCGGTCTCGGCCGGTCCAATCCGGCCAACGTCCTGATCGTCGATAACGTGCCTTACGTCGTCGATTGCGGTCCCGGCGTCAGCAAGCGTCTGGTCGAAGCCAAGGTGGCGCTGCCCGACGTGCGCTACGTGTTCGTGACCCATCTGCATTCCGACCATGTGCTGGAATACGGCAACATGGTCTATGGCGGCTGGTCGGCCGGCCTCAATCACAAGGTCGAGGCGTTCGCGCCGGCCGGCATGGAAGCGCTGACCAAGGCCTATTGGGAAAGCATCAAGTTCGACGTCGATACCCGCATCATCGACGAGAGCAAGCCGGATCCGCGCAAGCTGCTGGTCGCCAAGGACATCGTCGAGAACGGCCTGGTCATGAGCAACGACAAGGTCAAGGTGACCGCCTTCCGCACGCCGCATCCGCCGATCAACGACAACTTCGCCTATCGCTTCGAGACGCCGGATGGCGTGATCGTCTACGCCTGCGACACCGCTTACAATCCGGGACTGGCGAAGTTCGCCGAGGGTGCGGATCTGCTGGTGCACGAGGCGCTCTACGTGCCGGGCGTCGATGCGATGGTTGCCCGCGTCAAGAATGCCGCGACGCTGAAGGAGCATCTGCTGGCGTCGCACACCACGACGGAAGATGTCGGTCGGATCGCCAAAGAGGCCGGCGTCAAGAAGCTGCTGATGACCCACTTCGTGCCGGGCGACGATCCGTCGATCACCGACGAAATGTGGGCGGAAGGCGCACGCAAGCACTATTCAGGGCCGATCGTGGTCGGCCGCGATCTGATGGAAATCGAACTGTAA
- the aat gene encoding leucyl/phenylalanyl-tRNA--protein transferase produces MSSRDTASSEVTPDLLLRAYACGIFPMSESADDPGLFWVEPEERGVIPLDDFRVASRLARTVRSDVYTVTVNTAFKRVIAECAAPKPGRDDTWINQRIRDLYTALHGMGHAHSVEVWENDELVGGLYGVSLGRAFFGESMFHHARDASKVALVHLVARLIAGGFKLLDTQYVTEHLRSFGATEVPRRRYRQLLDAALDGIAEFDKLPVAFPMKGSVMLQIIARKDAA; encoded by the coding sequence ATGAGCTCGCGCGATACCGCCTCTTCCGAAGTCACGCCCGACTTGCTGCTGCGGGCCTATGCCTGCGGCATTTTTCCGATGTCGGAAAGCGCCGACGATCCCGGCCTGTTCTGGGTCGAGCCGGAAGAGCGCGGCGTGATTCCACTGGACGATTTTCGCGTCGCCTCGCGGCTCGCCCGCACGGTGCGCTCGGACGTCTATACCGTCACCGTCAACACCGCCTTCAAGCGGGTGATCGCGGAATGCGCCGCGCCAAAACCCGGCCGTGACGACACCTGGATCAACCAGCGGATCCGCGACCTCTACACGGCACTGCATGGCATGGGGCATGCCCACAGCGTCGAGGTCTGGGAAAATGACGAGCTGGTCGGCGGGCTGTACGGCGTCAGTCTCGGCCGCGCGTTTTTCGGCGAAAGCATGTTCCACCACGCCCGCGACGCCTCGAAAGTGGCTTTGGTGCATCTGGTCGCGCGGCTGATCGCGGGCGGCTTCAAGCTGCTCGACACGCAATATGTCACCGAGCACCTGCGCAGCTTCGGCGCCACCGAAGTGCCGCGGCGGCGTTACCGGCAATTGCTCGACGCCGCACTCGACGGCATCGCGGAATTCGACAAACTGCCGGTGGCGTTTCCCATGAAAGGCAGCGTGATGCTGCAAATCATCGCCCGCAAGGATGCGGCCTGA
- a CDS encoding sensor histidine kinase, with amino-acid sequence MQKTVPGTAASARRRSIGQILLLAAGFVVLVAISASSVILVNQAREDSGWVVHTVEVENQLATLLLEIRRAESAARAFLLNGQANFLTEHETAVAAILPGLDKLARLTDDNPLQTENMKKLRPAVEARMGEFAKAVGLVKQNDTPSAVAMLPQTGNGAAVQAIGETARAMRAVEEKLFLERTRTADQTQQLASIVTVAGSGLVIALAGLSIFLVQRSSRARDDAEAQLRENNLNLETTVQERTADLIEANEEIQRFAYIVSHDLRSPLVNIMGFTSELEELRGDIFRRIATLGNDTPLVPDVNGELPEPALAEQDRQLSTDFTEALGFIKSSIGKMDRLISAILNLTREGRREFKPVKIDTRELIENIASTVAHQAAETETTIRVEPLPDITSDRLAMEQIFGNLIDNALKYLRPGIPGDILIKGRSKMGFVIFEVIDNGRGIDPKDHQRIFDLFRRAGTQDKPGQGIGLAHVRALVRRMGGTMSVASELGNGSNFTVTLPAKWTGKNRDKQS; translated from the coding sequence GTGCAAAAAACCGTTCCGGGAACCGCCGCAAGCGCCCGGCGTCGTTCGATCGGCCAGATTCTGCTGTTGGCCGCCGGCTTCGTCGTGCTGGTCGCGATCAGCGCGTCGTCGGTGATCCTGGTCAACCAGGCGCGGGAGGATTCCGGCTGGGTCGTCCACACCGTCGAGGTCGAGAACCAGCTTGCGACGTTGTTGCTGGAGATTCGCCGCGCCGAGAGCGCCGCCCGGGCATTTCTGCTGAACGGACAGGCGAACTTCCTCACCGAGCACGAAACGGCCGTGGCGGCGATCCTTCCCGGGCTGGACAAGCTGGCCAGGCTGACCGACGACAATCCGCTGCAGACCGAAAACATGAAGAAACTCCGCCCGGCAGTCGAAGCGCGGATGGGGGAATTTGCAAAGGCCGTTGGGCTCGTCAAGCAGAACGATACGCCAAGCGCCGTGGCCATGCTGCCGCAGACCGGCAACGGCGCCGCGGTGCAGGCGATCGGCGAGACCGCGCGGGCCATGCGCGCCGTGGAAGAAAAACTCTTCCTTGAGCGCACCCGCACCGCCGACCAGACCCAGCAACTGGCCTCGATCGTCACCGTCGCCGGCTCCGGCCTGGTGATTGCGCTGGCCGGCCTGTCGATCTTCCTGGTCCAGCGCTCGTCGCGCGCCCGCGATGACGCCGAGGCGCAACTGCGCGAGAACAACCTCAATCTGGAAACCACGGTGCAGGAGCGCACCGCAGATCTCATCGAGGCCAATGAGGAAATCCAGCGCTTCGCCTACATCGTCAGCCATGACCTGCGCTCGCCACTCGTCAACATCATGGGCTTCACCAGCGAACTCGAAGAACTACGTGGTGACATCTTCCGTCGCATTGCTACACTCGGCAACGACACGCCGCTGGTGCCGGACGTCAATGGCGAATTGCCCGAGCCGGCGCTGGCCGAGCAGGACAGGCAGCTATCAACCGACTTCACCGAGGCGCTCGGCTTCATCAAGTCGTCGATCGGCAAAATGGACCGGCTGATCAGCGCCATCCTCAATCTGACGCGCGAGGGCCGCCGCGAGTTCAAGCCCGTCAAGATCGACACCCGCGAACTGATCGAGAACATCGCCTCCACCGTTGCGCATCAGGCCGCAGAGACCGAAACGACGATCCGCGTCGAGCCGCTGCCCGACATCACCAGCGATCGCCTCGCAATGGAGCAGATTTTCGGCAATTTGATCGATAATGCGCTGAAATATCTCAGGCCCGGCATTCCCGGCGATATCCTGATCAAGGGTCGCAGCAAGATGGGCTTTGTGATTTTCGAGGTGATCGACAACGGGCGCGGCATCGACCCGAAAGACCACCAGCGGATCTTTGATCTTTTCCGGCGGGCGGGTACACAGGACAAGCCGGGACAGGGTATCGGTCTGGCCCATGTCCGAGCTCTGGTCCGGCGAATGGGCGGCACCATGTCGGTGGCGTCGGAACTGGGCAATGGCAGCAATTTCACCGTTACGCTTCCGGCGAAGTGGACGGGCAAGAACCGGGACAAGCAATCATGA
- a CDS encoding methyl-accepting chemotaxis protein, with product MAGIIAIAATVFLVQQWRDYRDSSEAAHLVSAMTALLRTTEQLAVSRGPDSAALLADDPASPAALAAIAKARGVLADEVTGARAAFLLASYPERDVAVANLDRSRRDLVAIYARLDTAFKLPRAQRDQALAREFVPRMLELNELVAGIANGLERSASSAHGGVGSLIEIARLSWDMRDAAGRRASFFTRAAGGNKMLMVADIQGASELTGEIRHAWARLQATASQLGESSPLATAIKDAEARFFGDTDKFIADMTAKGLVGTYYGVGFQDVLKRLVGPAQSALAVRDAAMQQALVLAETAKTEALTRLSMAALLLVAVVVLVIGVTVLFDRRVVQPLVGMTVAITRLAEGDRDAEVPARGRRDEIGAIAGALETLRLNAIEAARLEAEHRLQQRAREARAARIEELTLDFDTASSQAIDGVGAAGEAVRRDAEASSRLATGTSARATSVAAGAEEASVNVGTIASAAEEMSVAVSGIAERLETCAAIAADAVREVGDADRRIGGLDLAVKRIGSIIKFIQDIASQTNLLALNATIEAARAGDAGRGFAVVAGEVKALATQTAKATDDITAQIGHIEMEAAAAVEAIKLISATIGRVDAVTADIAASVIQQRQATSEIAANAQQAASGTKDVSANVGAVSTAMTEAEAAALRMIAKADDLSVRSGDLTERISSFLSSVRAA from the coding sequence ATGGCCGGCATCATCGCCATCGCTGCCACCGTCTTTCTTGTCCAGCAGTGGCGCGACTACCGGGATTCGAGCGAAGCCGCTCATCTGGTTTCGGCCATGACCGCGCTGTTGCGGACCACAGAGCAGCTCGCTGTCAGCCGCGGTCCGGACAGTGCCGCCTTGCTGGCGGACGATCCGGCCAGCCCGGCCGCACTTGCGGCGATCGCCAAGGCCCGCGGCGTGCTCGCCGACGAAGTCACCGGCGCCCGTGCCGCCTTCCTTCTCGCGTCCTATCCGGAGCGCGACGTGGCGGTCGCCAATCTCGACCGATCGCGCCGCGATCTGGTGGCGATCTACGCCCGGCTGGACACCGCCTTCAAGCTGCCGCGCGCGCAGCGCGACCAAGCCCTGGCCCGGGAGTTCGTGCCGCGGATGCTCGAGCTGAACGAGCTCGTGGCCGGCATTGCCAACGGGCTCGAACGCAGCGCCAGCTCCGCGCATGGCGGCGTCGGCAGCCTGATCGAGATCGCGCGCCTGTCGTGGGACATGCGCGACGCGGCCGGCCGCCGCGCCAGCTTCTTCACCCGTGCTGCCGGCGGCAACAAGATGTTGATGGTCGCGGACATCCAGGGGGCTTCCGAACTGACCGGCGAGATCCGGCATGCCTGGGCCCGGCTGCAGGCGACGGCTTCCCAGCTGGGCGAGAGCTCGCCGCTGGCAACGGCCATCAAGGACGCGGAAGCAAGGTTCTTCGGCGACACCGACAAGTTCATCGCCGACATGACGGCAAAGGGCCTGGTCGGGACCTATTACGGCGTGGGTTTTCAGGACGTGCTGAAGCGTCTGGTCGGGCCGGCACAGTCCGCGCTCGCCGTGCGCGATGCCGCGATGCAGCAAGCTCTGGTGCTGGCCGAGACGGCGAAAACCGAAGCGCTGACGCGGCTGTCGATGGCGGCCTTGTTGCTCGTGGCGGTGGTCGTTCTGGTGATCGGTGTCACCGTGCTGTTCGACCGCCGCGTGGTGCAGCCGTTGGTCGGCATGACCGTCGCGATCACGCGGCTCGCCGAAGGCGACCGCGACGCTGAAGTGCCGGCGCGCGGCCGCCGCGACGAGATCGGGGCCATCGCCGGCGCACTGGAAACCTTGCGCCTCAATGCCATCGAGGCGGCGCGCCTCGAAGCCGAACATCGGCTGCAGCAGCGGGCGCGCGAAGCGCGCGCTGCGCGAATCGAAGAATTGACACTGGACTTCGACACGGCCAGCAGCCAGGCGATCGACGGCGTCGGCGCCGCCGGCGAAGCCGTTCGTCGTGACGCCGAAGCCAGCTCGCGACTGGCCACCGGCACCTCGGCGCGTGCCACCAGCGTCGCGGCCGGCGCCGAAGAGGCTTCGGTCAATGTCGGGACCATCGCCAGCGCCGCCGAGGAAATGAGCGTCGCAGTGTCCGGCATCGCCGAGCGGCTGGAAACCTGCGCCGCCATTGCGGCCGACGCGGTGCGTGAAGTCGGCGACGCCGACCGGCGTATCGGCGGCCTCGACCTGGCGGTGAAGCGGATCGGCAGCATCATCAAGTTCATCCAGGACATCGCCAGCCAGACCAACCTTTTGGCCCTCAATGCCACCATCGAAGCGGCGCGCGCCGGCGATGCGGGTAGGGGCTTTGCGGTCGTCGCCGGCGAGGTCAAGGCGCTGGCGACGCAGACCGCCAAGGCAACCGACGACATCACCGCGCAGATCGGTCATATCGAGATGGAAGCCGCCGCTGCCGTCGAGGCCATCAAGCTGATCTCGGCGACCATCGGCCGGGTCGATGCGGTCACAGCGGATATCGCGGCGTCGGTGATCCAGCAGCGCCAGGCCACCAGCGAGATCGCGGCCAACGCGCAGCAGGCAGCCTCCGGCACCAAGGACGTCTCGGCCAATGTCGGTGCGGTCAGCACGGCCATGACGGAAGCCGAGGCCGCCGCGTTGCGCATGATCGCCAAGGCCGACGATCTTTCGGTCCGCAGCGGCGATCTCACCGAGCGTATCTCCAGCTTTCTGAGCAGCGTCCGCGCCGCCTGA
- a CDS encoding NADH:ubiquinone oxidoreductase subunit NDUFA12, with product MKLFLLKFFTWWSGQTFGTQLWTWRFGELVGQDEAGNTYYRTKGGVIDPTLGFQRRWVVYNGTVEASRVPPSWHGWLHHTVDVAPTEETYVAKEWQKPHVPNLTGTPYAYRPAGSTLASGHRPKATGDYQPWTPGN from the coding sequence ATGAAGCTGTTTCTGCTGAAATTTTTCACCTGGTGGAGCGGCCAGACCTTTGGCACGCAATTGTGGACCTGGCGATTCGGCGAACTCGTCGGTCAGGACGAGGCGGGCAACACCTATTACCGCACCAAAGGTGGCGTGATCGACCCCACGCTGGGTTTCCAGCGGCGCTGGGTGGTCTATAACGGCACGGTCGAGGCCTCCCGGGTACCGCCGTCATGGCACGGCTGGCTGCACCATACCGTCGATGTCGCCCCCACCGAGGAGACCTACGTCGCCAAGGAATGGCAGAAGCCGCACGTGCCGAATCTGACGGGCACGCCCTATGCCTACCGTCCCGCCGGCTCCACGCTGGCCTCCGGCCACCGTCCCAAGGCGACCGGCGACTATCAGCCCTGGACGCCGGGCAACTAG
- a CDS encoding sensor histidine kinase: MNSSNQHKAADLHANETVRLKALRSYGILDTAAESSFDDITKIASYVCQTPVALISLVDEGRQWFKSQHGFEPRETALAESICAHALFEHSFLEVEDTTQDPRFDGNPLVIGMPHIRFYAGALLRTPDGLPLGTVCVLDDKPRVLSPEQRDVLAALARQVMSQMEFRRALVLSDRLQRNISRLMAVAGHDLKQPLQVMIMAIDRIRNKLTDEKDRTRLGYAIDAGMRMAEELDRLAETSVLQTGYGVPALKSFGIAEVFDSIVANWRLHAEAKGLDLVVVPSKARVVSDPTMLRAILGNLVGNAIKYTAQGRVLVGCRRRGHELSVEVMDSGPGIAAEQRDAIFEAFHQINPASEGLGLGLSIVRRSAEALGHAITLQSTLARGSHFSVRVPLAAVSV; the protein is encoded by the coding sequence GTGAACTCTTCCAATCAGCACAAAGCCGCCGACCTGCATGCCAACGAGACGGTGCGCCTGAAGGCGCTGCGCTCCTACGGGATTCTCGACACGGCGGCCGAATCCTCGTTCGACGACATCACCAAAATCGCGAGCTATGTCTGTCAGACGCCAGTCGCGCTGATCAGCTTGGTCGATGAGGGCCGGCAATGGTTCAAATCCCAGCATGGGTTTGAGCCGCGCGAGACTGCGCTGGCGGAATCGATCTGTGCGCATGCGCTGTTCGAGCACAGTTTTCTCGAGGTCGAGGACACCACCCAGGATCCGCGTTTCGACGGCAATCCGCTGGTGATCGGCATGCCGCATATCCGCTTCTATGCGGGCGCGCTGCTGCGCACGCCGGACGGCCTGCCGCTCGGCACGGTCTGCGTGCTCGACGACAAGCCGCGGGTGCTTTCGCCGGAGCAGCGCGATGTGCTGGCAGCCCTTGCCCGTCAGGTGATGTCGCAAATGGAGTTTCGCCGCGCACTGGTGCTGTCGGACCGGCTGCAGCGCAACATCAGCCGCCTGATGGCGGTGGCCGGTCACGACCTCAAGCAGCCGCTGCAGGTCATGATCATGGCGATCGACCGCATCCGCAACAAATTGACCGACGAAAAGGACCGCACCCGGCTCGGCTATGCCATCGACGCCGGCATGCGGATGGCTGAAGAACTCGACCGGCTCGCCGAAACCTCGGTGCTGCAGACCGGTTACGGCGTGCCGGCGCTGAAATCCTTCGGGATCGCCGAAGTGTTCGACTCCATCGTCGCCAACTGGCGTCTGCACGCCGAGGCCAAGGGGCTCGATCTGGTGGTGGTTCCGTCGAAGGCGCGCGTGGTGTCCGATCCCACCATGCTGCGCGCCATCCTCGGCAACCTCGTCGGCAATGCCATCAAATACACCGCGCAGGGCCGCGTGCTGGTCGGCTGCCGCCGCCGCGGCCATGAGCTGAGTGTCGAGGTGATGGATTCCGGCCCAGGCATCGCCGCCGAACAGCGCGATGCGATCTTCGAGGCGTTCCACCAGATCAATCCCGCCAGCGAAGGCCTCGGCCTCGGCCTGTCGATCGTGCGGCGCAGCGCCGAAGCGCTCGGACATGCCATCACGCTGCAATCCACCCTCGCCCGCGGCTCGCATTTCAGCGTCCGCGTGCCCTTGGCGGCGGTGTCGGTCTAG
- a CDS encoding DUF2155 domain-containing protein, producing the protein MFRFLTLAGLATLLAATSLTQAPPAQAQLGNLFNDLIPRPPGNVPRGQPQPQFDDEEEVPELPQGRLLPTRPGQGVPPPGAVQSQPLAPPPATTVIPQNVPPGAASAPQPGIANAPPAAAPAPGAVPPGALPRGAKQAPAPAATLQPGDEVVAEPPAQKIVNKKAVFQGLDKITGRIINFDADIGETVQFGALRVKTDACYTRPATEAANTDAFVEVDEITLQGEVKRIFSGWMFAASPGLHGVEHPIYDVWLSDCKNPEATLATAAPEAPKPVAPQKRAPPKQAPRPQPVQQQPLPGPAFPQFR; encoded by the coding sequence ATGTTTCGATTCCTGACCCTTGCCGGACTGGCCACCTTGCTGGCCGCGACGTCGTTGACGCAGGCGCCGCCGGCGCAGGCGCAGCTCGGCAATCTGTTCAACGATCTGATTCCGCGGCCGCCCGGCAACGTGCCGCGCGGCCAGCCGCAGCCGCAGTTCGACGACGAAGAGGAAGTGCCCGAGTTGCCGCAGGGCCGGTTGCTGCCGACACGGCCGGGGCAGGGCGTGCCGCCTCCCGGCGCCGTGCAGTCGCAGCCTTTGGCGCCGCCGCCGGCCACCACCGTGATTCCCCAGAACGTGCCGCCCGGCGCCGCATCCGCGCCGCAGCCCGGCATCGCCAATGCGCCGCCGGCCGCGGCTCCCGCGCCGGGCGCTGTGCCCCCCGGTGCGCTGCCGCGCGGCGCCAAGCAGGCGCCTGCGCCGGCCGCGACGCTGCAGCCCGGCGACGAAGTGGTCGCCGAGCCGCCGGCGCAGAAGATCGTCAACAAGAAGGCGGTGTTTCAGGGCCTCGACAAGATCACCGGCCGGATCATCAATTTCGACGCCGACATCGGCGAGACCGTGCAGTTCGGCGCGCTGCGGGTGAAGACCGACGCCTGCTACACCCGCCCGGCGACCGAGGCCGCCAATACCGACGCCTTCGTCGAGGTCGATGAGATCACGCTGCAGGGCGAGGTGAAGCGGATTTTCTCCGGCTGGATGTTTGCCGCCAGTCCCGGCCTGCACGGCGTCGAGCATCCGATCTATGACGTCTGGCTGAGCGACTGCAAGAATCCCGAAGCCACGTTGGCCACCGCCGCGCCGGAAGCCCCGAAGCCGGTCGCTCCGCAGAAGCGTGCCCCGCCAAAGCAGGCACCGCGCCCGCAGCCGGTGCAGCAGCAGCCGCTGCCGGGACCGGCTTTCCCGCAGTTCAGGTAG